One Scytonema millei VB511283 DNA segment encodes these proteins:
- a CDS encoding anhydro-N-acetylmuramic acid kinase has protein sequence MTLVVGLISGTSVDGIDAALVNITGRTEDIQVELLAANTYPYPTDLRSQILAACKGEAISIPQLAALDDAIALCFAQAAQNIQAGHPPAELIGSHGQTVFHRPPALGCRDVACNVSTTQYSLGYSLQLGRGAAIAQLTNTPTVSNFRAADIAVGGHGAPLVPKVDAYLLSHLYEARCVQNLGGIGNVAYLPPRSHVNWEEKVRGWDTGPANTLLDLAVQHLTDGAQTYDRDGNWAASGTPCHPLVEQWLSQDFFHLPPPKSTGRELFGWEYLQQCLVDAQSYQLSAADLLATLTEFTVVSIVHSYRTFLPQMPARVLLCGGGSRNLYLKQRLQFHLEVPVLTTDEAGLSADFKEAIAFAVLAYWRQQGIPGNLPQVTGAKQAVLLGELA, from the coding sequence ATGACCTTAGTAGTTGGTTTAATTAGCGGGACTTCTGTTGATGGCATAGATGCCGCTTTGGTAAATATTACAGGCAGAACTGAAGATATTCAGGTAGAACTGTTAGCGGCAAACACTTATCCTTATCCTACCGATTTGCGATCGCAAATTTTAGCAGCTTGTAAAGGTGAAGCCATCTCCATACCTCAATTAGCAGCTTTAGATGATGCGATCGCGCTTTGTTTTGCTCAAGCTGCTCAAAATATCCAAGCCGGACATCCTCCCGCCGAATTAATTGGTTCCCACGGACAAACTGTTTTCCACAGACCACCTGCTTTAGGTTGTAGAGACGTTGCGTGCAACGTCTCTACAACTCAATATTCGCTTGGCTACAGCCTGCAACTCGGACGCGGGGCGGCGATCGCGCAACTCACAAATACTCCAACGGTCAGTAATTTTCGGGCAGCAGATATTGCTGTGGGAGGTCATGGAGCGCCTTTAGTGCCGAAAGTTGACGCTTACCTGCTCAGTCACCTTTATGAGGCGCGATGCGTCCAAAATCTCGGTGGAATTGGAAATGTAGCCTATCTTCCTCCCCGCAGTCATGTCAACTGGGAGGAAAAAGTCAGAGGTTGGGATACGGGACCAGCCAATACTTTATTAGATTTAGCAGTCCAGCACTTAACTGATGGCGCGCAAACTTACGATCGCGATGGCAATTGGGCAGCTAGCGGTACTCCTTGTCATCCTCTTGTAGAACAATGGCTCAGTCAAGATTTCTTTCACCTCCCACCACCAAAATCGACAGGACGAGAGTTATTTGGCTGGGAATACTTACAACAATGTTTAGTTGATGCTCAAAGTTACCAATTGAGTGCAGCTGACTTGCTGGCAACTTTGACAGAATTCACTGTCGTATCAATTGTGCATAGTTACCGGACATTTTTACCGCAAATGCCAGCACGAGTTCTTTTATGTGGCGGTGGTAGTCGAAATTTATATTTAAAGCAGCGACTGCAATTTCATCTAGAAGTACCAGTCTTGACCACAGATGAAGCGGGATTGAGTGCCGATTTCAAAGAAGCGATCGCCTTTGCCGTTCTAGCCTACTGGCGACAACAAGGCATACCAGGCAACCTACCTCAAGTGACTGGAGCAAAGCAAGCAGTTTTGTTAGGTGAGCTTGCGTGA
- a CDS encoding amino acid ABC transporter ATP-binding protein, with the protein MNSATPAIVFEGVEKNFGSLKVLKGISGEIYRGEVVAVIGSSGCGKSTLLRCFNRLEAINGGRLVVNDIDISRPNLNRNVLRQLRSQVGMVFQQFNLFPHLNVLDNLTLAQQKVLGKSKKESAQLAAQYLEKVGLSEKATVYPEQLSGGQKQRVAIARSLCMNPQIMLFDEPTSALDPELVGEVLRVMQQLAADGMTMIVVTHEMLFAREVANRVMFLHQGQIEEQGSPREVLVSPKSDRLRTFLSRLNPDLDHS; encoded by the coding sequence ATGAATAGTGCTACCCCCGCAATCGTATTTGAAGGTGTAGAGAAAAACTTCGGTTCCCTCAAAGTCCTCAAAGGAATTAGCGGTGAAATTTATCGCGGTGAAGTTGTCGCCGTTATTGGTTCCTCTGGTTGTGGCAAAAGTACTTTGCTACGCTGCTTCAATCGTCTAGAAGCCATTAATGGCGGGCGTTTAGTCGTCAATGATATTGACATATCGCGTCCCAACCTCAACCGCAACGTGCTGCGTCAATTGCGATCGCAAGTTGGGATGGTATTTCAACAATTTAATTTGTTTCCTCACCTAAATGTATTAGATAACTTAACCCTGGCACAGCAAAAGGTGTTAGGAAAATCGAAAAAAGAAAGCGCCCAACTTGCCGCACAATATTTAGAAAAAGTTGGCTTATCTGAAAAAGCTACCGTTTATCCCGAACAGCTTTCTGGCGGACAAAAACAACGAGTCGCGATCGCTCGGAGTTTGTGCATGAATCCCCAGATCATGCTATTTGACGAACCTACTAGCGCTTTAGATCCAGAACTGGTAGGGGAAGTTTTGCGCGTGATGCAACAACTCGCCGCTGACGGAATGACAATGATCGTCGTTACCCACGAAATGCTATTTGCGCGGGAAGTCGCCAACCGCGTTATGTTTTTACATCAAGGGCAAATTGAAGAACAAGGATCGCCACGGGAAGTTTTAGTTAGTCCGAAAAGCGATCGCTTGCGAACGTTTTTGAGTCGTTTGAATCCCGATCTAGACCATAGCTAA
- the crtO gene encoding beta-carotene ketolase CrtO gives MQAYDIVIIGAGHNGLVCAAYLLKAGYSVLLLEKRSVPGGAATTEECLPQEAPGFKFNLCAIDHEFIHLGPVVQELELEKYGLEYLYCDPVVFCPHPDGKYFLGHKSVEKTCAEIARYSQRDAEKYAEFTDYWQRALGAMIPMFNAPPKSLLDILGNYDITKIKDLFSVIGSPSKTLDFVRTMLSSGEDMVNEWFDSEFLKAPLARLSSELGAPPSQKTLGIGAIMMAMRHDPGMARPRGGTGALVQALVNLVKSKGGEILTDQHVEKILIDNGQAVGVRVANGKEYRAKKAVISNIDAQRIFLHMVDPSELDAAEPHLRERLERRIVNNNETILKVDLAIDKPLCFEHHEHKDEYLIGSILIADSVSHVEQAHSLCTLGQIPDSNPSMYVVMPTALDPSMAPAGKHTVWIEFFAPYQIAGAEGTGLKGTGWTDELKNKVADRIIDKLAEYSPNVKDSIIARRVESPAELGERLGAYKGNYYHIDMTLDQMVFFRPLPEIANYRTPIDGLFLTGAGTHPGGSISGMPGRNCARVFLQTQNPLSQTFKDARESVKSTFESVFGTKQG, from the coding sequence ATGCAGGCTTATGATATTGTCATCATTGGAGCAGGACACAATGGCTTAGTGTGCGCGGCTTATTTATTAAAAGCCGGATATAGTGTTTTATTATTGGAAAAGCGCTCTGTTCCTGGTGGAGCAGCAACGACAGAAGAGTGCTTACCTCAAGAAGCACCAGGATTCAAATTTAACCTTTGCGCGATCGATCACGAATTTATTCATCTCGGACCAGTCGTTCAAGAACTAGAACTAGAAAAATACGGATTGGAATATCTTTATTGCGATCCGGTAGTTTTCTGTCCGCATCCAGATGGCAAGTACTTTTTAGGTCACAAATCTGTTGAAAAGACTTGTGCGGAAATTGCCCGTTATAGTCAACGAGATGCAGAAAAATATGCTGAATTTACAGATTATTGGCAACGGGCGCTCGGTGCGATGATTCCGATGTTTAACGCTCCACCTAAGTCATTATTGGATATCCTCGGTAACTATGACATTACAAAAATAAAAGATTTATTCTCTGTTATTGGTTCTCCCTCAAAAACTCTAGACTTCGTTCGTACCATGCTCAGTAGTGGCGAAGACATGGTAAACGAATGGTTTGATTCTGAATTTTTGAAAGCACCTTTAGCAAGACTCTCATCAGAACTGGGTGCGCCTCCTTCACAAAAAACCCTTGGGATTGGCGCAATTATGATGGCAATGCGTCACGATCCAGGTATGGCTAGACCGCGTGGTGGTACGGGTGCATTAGTGCAAGCTTTAGTGAATCTAGTCAAAAGTAAGGGTGGTGAAATTCTTACCGACCAGCATGTAGAGAAGATTTTAATTGATAACGGTCAGGCTGTGGGTGTAAGAGTTGCTAATGGTAAAGAATATCGGGCGAAAAAAGCGGTTATCTCCAACATTGATGCTCAGCGAATATTTCTACACATGGTAGATCCGAGCGAACTTGATGCTGCCGAACCCCATTTACGCGAAAGATTAGAACGTCGAATTGTCAATAATAATGAAACAATTCTCAAAGTCGATCTAGCAATTGATAAACCACTGTGTTTTGAGCATCACGAACACAAAGATGAGTATTTAATTGGCTCAATTTTAATTGCCGATTCCGTCAGCCATGTAGAACAAGCACATAGTTTGTGTACGCTGGGGCAAATTCCCGATTCTAATCCGTCCATGTATGTCGTCATGCCTACAGCACTCGATCCTTCAATGGCTCCGGCTGGAAAACATACAGTTTGGATTGAATTTTTTGCGCCATATCAAATTGCTGGGGCAGAAGGTACGGGGTTAAAAGGAACGGGTTGGACAGATGAATTAAAAAACAAAGTTGCCGATCGCATCATCGATAAACTAGCAGAATACTCTCCTAATGTAAAAGACTCCATTATTGCCCGTCGAGTCGAAAGTCCGGCTGAATTAGGGGAAAGATTGGGTGCATATAAAGGTAATTATTACCATATTGATATGACTCTCGATCAGATGGTTTTCTTCCGTCCTTTGCCAGAAATAGCTAACTATAGAACTCCGATTGATGGCTTATTTCTTACAGGTGCGGGAACTCACCCAGGTGGTTCGATTTCGGGGATGCCAGGGCGCAATTGTGCTAGGGTATTTTTGCAAACGCAAAATCCGCTATCGCAAACGTTTAAGGATGCAAGAGAGTCGGTGAAGTCAACTTTTGAATCAGTGTTTGGCACGAAACAAGGTTGA
- a CDS encoding thermonuclease family protein, giving the protein MQLIQKLLAYLFTIIFILFLTGCQPRYGAAAYSVKRVSDGDTIRVVNAKGDEFTVRFACVDAPEIPHSAKERSSQSRIDVDQYKWGLQAQQRLQKLIQQGGDRVNLTITDRDRYGRKVSEVRLGDGTLVQEVMAREGLALVYTPYLKNCPSATAIERAATQAREQRRGVWGDAQFVTPWKYRSAKK; this is encoded by the coding sequence GTGCAACTCATCCAAAAGCTATTAGCGTATTTATTCACAATTATTTTTATTTTGTTTTTAACAGGATGTCAGCCGCGCTATGGTGCTGCGGCATATTCAGTTAAGCGCGTCAGTGACGGCGATACTATTAGGGTAGTAAACGCTAAGGGCGATGAGTTTACCGTCCGTTTTGCTTGCGTGGATGCACCGGAAATACCTCATTCTGCGAAAGAAAGATCCAGCCAAAGCCGTATAGATGTCGATCAATATAAGTGGGGACTTCAGGCACAGCAGCGATTACAAAAATTGATTCAACAAGGAGGCGATCGCGTTAATCTGACAATTACCGATCGCGATCGCTACGGGCGAAAAGTGAGCGAAGTGCGTTTGGGTGATGGTACTCTCGTCCAAGAAGTTATGGCGCGGGAAGGATTGGCACTAGTCTACACACCCTATTTAAAAAACTGCCCCAGCGCTACAGCCATAGAACGAGCCGCAACCCAAGCACGGGAACAGCGCCGAGGCGTGTGGGGTGATGCTCAATTTGTCACCCCTTGGAAGTATCGCAGTGCTAAAAAGTAA